In Sporichthyaceae bacterium, one DNA window encodes the following:
- a CDS encoding TetR/AcrR family transcriptional regulator produces the protein MPPTEAVARGRALDGAEKLFYDHGVRAVGMDSVRDASGVSLKRLYGLFGSKEQLLVEALTARDQRWMASLQAAVDERAGVAARIGAVFEWLHEWFGEPGFRGCAFVNVFAELGSVSPAVAACAREHKERFRDLLHRETAAAGLDAQTADSIHLLAEGAIVNAALLGDREGARTAGATAARLLGAKSDDVSVPY, from the coding sequence GTGCCTCCGACGGAGGCTGTGGCGCGGGGGCGGGCGCTGGACGGCGCCGAGAAGCTGTTCTACGACCACGGGGTGCGGGCGGTGGGGATGGACAGCGTCCGCGACGCCTCCGGGGTCAGCCTCAAGCGGTTGTACGGGCTTTTCGGCTCGAAGGAACAGTTGCTGGTGGAAGCGCTCACCGCGCGGGACCAGCGGTGGATGGCCTCGTTGCAGGCGGCGGTGGACGAGCGGGCCGGCGTGGCGGCTCGGATCGGCGCGGTGTTCGAGTGGTTGCACGAGTGGTTCGGCGAACCGGGTTTCCGTGGCTGCGCGTTCGTGAATGTCTTCGCCGAACTCGGCTCGGTCTCACCAGCGGTGGCCGCTTGCGCCCGGGAGCACAAGGAACGCTTCCGCGACCTGCTGCACCGCGAGACCGCCGCGGCCGGGCTGGACGCGCAGACCGCCGACTCGATCCACCTGCTGGCCGAGGGAGCGATCGTCAACGCCGCGTTGCTCGGGGACCGCGAGGGGGCCCGGACCGCCGGAGCGACGGCGGCGCGACTGTTGGGCGCTAAATCTGACGATGTGTCAGTTCCCTATTGA
- a CDS encoding nuclear transport factor 2 family protein, with amino-acid sequence MTEAPRPPLPPFTPETATVKVRAAEDAWNTRDPHKVSLAYTIDTHWRNRVEFLDGREQVVGFLTRKWQTELDYRLIKELWAVAGNRIAVRFAYEHHDDAGTWFRSYGNENWEFDEHGLMRIRHASINTAPIAESDRRYDWPLGPRPADHPGLSHFGF; translated from the coding sequence TTGACCGAGGCCCCCCGCCCACCGCTGCCCCCGTTCACCCCGGAGACCGCCACCGTGAAGGTGCGCGCGGCGGAGGACGCCTGGAACACCCGCGACCCGCACAAGGTGTCCCTGGCCTACACGATCGACACCCACTGGCGGAACCGCGTCGAGTTCCTCGACGGCCGCGAGCAGGTCGTCGGGTTCCTGACGCGCAAGTGGCAGACGGAATTGGACTACCGGCTGATCAAGGAACTGTGGGCGGTGGCCGGCAACCGCATCGCGGTGCGTTTCGCCTACGAGCACCACGACGACGCCGGCACGTGGTTCCGCTCCTACGGCAACGAGAACTGGGAGTTCGACGAGCACGGACTCATGCGGATTCGACACGCCTCCATCAACACCGCGCCGATCGCGGAGTCCGACCGGCGCTACGACTGGCCGCTGGGGCCCCGACCCGCCGACCACCCCGGGCTGAGCCACTTCGGCTTCTGA
- a CDS encoding TIGR03619 family F420-dependent LLM class oxidoreductase — MDQSFGVKLPGVVPGYAPTLRAVPDLVGQLEQLGFDDVMDGEHLLYTPDMNHPGGSGNFEHSRTEQHSDRCDTLVMFAAIAARTSRIKMFSGILLGAAHNFAVLARQASTLDVISDGRFVLGVGGGWNAAEFDQLGIPAAERAARTEDTIRACRELWSPGLSTYEGKWIRFQDVVSEPAPRTPGGVPVWWGGNARSKATARRVVTLGDGWIAREAADYDEIAESLDSIRAACVDYGRDPATVGARASLTATADWNSASSIDVLTERAIERARKLAAVGVTHFNVPLSYYGIELEALGGLLKALREA, encoded by the coding sequence ATGGACCAGTCCTTCGGGGTCAAGCTGCCGGGTGTCGTCCCGGGGTACGCGCCGACGTTGCGTGCGGTGCCGGACCTCGTCGGACAGCTCGAGCAGCTCGGCTTCGACGACGTCATGGACGGCGAGCACCTCCTCTACACGCCGGACATGAACCATCCCGGCGGCTCGGGAAACTTCGAGCACAGCCGGACCGAGCAGCACAGCGACCGCTGCGACACCCTGGTCATGTTCGCGGCCATCGCGGCGCGGACGAGCCGGATCAAGATGTTCTCCGGGATCCTGCTCGGTGCCGCGCACAACTTCGCCGTGCTGGCCCGACAGGCCTCGACGCTCGACGTCATCTCCGACGGCCGGTTCGTGCTCGGGGTCGGCGGTGGCTGGAACGCGGCTGAGTTCGACCAGTTGGGCATCCCGGCGGCCGAACGCGCCGCGCGCACCGAGGACACGATCCGCGCCTGCCGCGAGCTGTGGTCGCCGGGCCTGTCCACCTACGAGGGTAAGTGGATCCGCTTCCAGGACGTGGTTTCCGAGCCCGCCCCCCGCACCCCGGGCGGTGTTCCGGTGTGGTGGGGCGGCAACGCGCGCAGCAAGGCGACGGCCCGGCGGGTGGTCACCCTCGGCGACGGCTGGATCGCCCGTGAGGCAGCCGATTACGACGAGATCGCCGAGTCGCTGGACTCGATCCGGGCGGCCTGCGTGGACTACGGCCGCGACCCGGCGACGGTCGGCGCGCGGGCCTCGCTGACCGCTACCGCCGACTGGAATTCCGCGTCGTCGATCGACGTGCTCACCGAGCGTGCGATCGAGCGGGCCCGCAAACTGGCGGCGGTCGGCGTCACGCACTTCAACGTGCCGCTGTCGTACTACGGGATCGAACTCGAGGCCCTGGGCGGCCTGCTGAAAGCGCTGCGCGAGGCCTGA
- a CDS encoding OB-fold domain-containing protein — MSGDLSPVDDPVAGPFFAGILEGRFTAQRCNSCEALRWPPLSGCPDCHSRSTTWVEVAPTGTIWSFVVYHRAFQASLKEEIPYTVAMVELDDGPYVVGRLVPGDKPPAVGDRVVAELGEFGGVPSVRWRTA; from the coding sequence ATGAGTGGGGATCTCTCACCGGTCGACGACCCGGTCGCGGGCCCGTTCTTCGCAGGCATCCTCGAAGGCCGCTTCACCGCGCAGCGCTGCAATTCGTGCGAGGCGCTGCGCTGGCCGCCGCTGTCCGGCTGCCCCGATTGCCACAGCCGCTCGACCACCTGGGTCGAGGTCGCGCCCACCGGCACGATCTGGAGCTTCGTCGTCTACCACCGAGCCTTCCAGGCCTCGTTGAAGGAAGAAATCCCTTACACGGTCGCGATGGTCGAGCTCGACGACGGTCCCTACGTCGTCGGCCGACTCGTTCCGGGGGACAAGCCGCCCGCCGTCGGCGACCGCGTGGTCGCCGAGCTCGGCGAGTTCGGCGGCGTGCCGTCCGTGCGTTGGCGCACGGCCTGA